Proteins from one Nicotiana tabacum cultivar K326 chromosome 23, ASM71507v2, whole genome shotgun sequence genomic window:
- the LOC107818984 gene encoding cysteine--tRNA ligase, chloroplastic/mitochondrial isoform X1, translating into MATLLKFYKPLLPSLISPLPVRFHNCKTLIAAARNRPRIRCLSTMGNSKGKVNIKESNGDAVDGDGTETQLQKQQLWLHNTMSKQRELFIPKVPGKVGMYVCGVTAYDLSHIGHARVYVSFDVLYRYLNYLGYEVNYVRNFTDVDDKIIARANELREDPIKLSKRFCEEFHLDMAYLHCLPPSVEPRVSDHMANIIDMIQQILDNGCAYTINGDVYFSVDKFPEYGKLSGRRLEDNRAGERVAVDTRKKNPADFALWKSAKEGEPFWVSPWGPGRPGWHIECSAMSAAYLGYSFDIHGGGMDLVFPHHENEIAQSCAACKKSNITYWIHNGFVNIDSEKMSKSLGNFFTIRQVIDLYHPLALRLFLIGTHYRSPINYTVAQIESASDRLFYIYQALYDSQIVLSQRDEASRKDSIPAGTASCINKFQDEFLVSMSDDLHTPVALAAMSDPLKLINDLLHTRKGKKQGLRIESLAALEKTIRSGLEILGLVPTSYEEALHELREKSLKRAKLTEDQVRQKITERDTARQNKEYERSDAIRKELAAVGIALMDSPEGTTWRPAIPLALQEEQVVAP; encoded by the exons ATGGCGACGCTGTTAAAATTCTATAAACCGTTGCTTCCCTCCCTCATCTCACCTCTCCCAGTTCGCTTCCACAACTGTAAAACGCTCATCGCCGCCGCCAGAAATCGACCGAGGATTCGGTGCCTGAGTACAATGGGAAATTCAAAAGGTAAAGTGAATATAAAGGAGAGTAACGGAGACGCCGTTGACGGTGACGGAACAGAAACTCAATTGCAGAAGCAACAACTATGGTTACACAACACAATGAGCAAACAAAGGGAACTATTTATACCAAAAGTGCCGGGAAAAGTTGGAATGTATGTCTGTGGTGTAACGGCGTATGACCTCAGCCATATCGGCCATGCTCGTGTTTATGTTAGCTTTGATGTTCTTTATAG ATACCTGAATTATTTGGGATATGAGGTCAATTATGTGCGGAACTTCACTGATGTTGATGATAAG ATTATTGCTAGAGCAAATGAATTGAGGGAGGATCCAATTAAATTAAGCAAACGCTTCTGCGAAGAGTTTCACTTAGACATGGCATATCTTCACTGTCTTCCTCCTTCAGTGGAACCTCGTGTCTCTGATCACATGGCTAATATAATCGATATGATTCAGCAG ATTCTCGATAATGGCTGTGCGTATACAATCAATGGTGATGTCTACTTTTCTGTAGACAAATTTCCAGAATATGGAAAATTATCTGGGCGAAGATTGGAAGATAATAGAGCAGGAGAGCGGGTGGCAGTTGACACAAGGAAGAAAAATCCAGCTGATTTTGCCTTGTGGAAA TCTGCAAAGGAGGGAGAACCTTTCTGGGTGAGTCCCTGGGGTCCAGGAAGACCTGGATGGCATATTGAGTGCAGTGCCATGAGTGCTGCATACTTGGGATATTCTTTTGACATTCATGGTGGCGGGATGGATCTTGTATTTCCTCACCATGAAAATGAAATTGCCCAGAGCTGTGCTGCTTGTAAGAAGAGCAACATAACCTATTGGATACACAATGGTTTTGTCAACATCGACTCTGAAAAAATGTCAAAGTCCCTGGGGAACTTCTTTACGATTCGGCAG GTGATTGATCTTTATCACCCACTGGCCCTGAGGCTTTTCTTAATTGGGACACACTATAGATCTCCCATCAATTACACGGTTGCGCAGATTGAGAGTGCATCTGATCGCCTTTTTTACATCTATCAG GCTTTATATGATAGTCAAATTGTTCTCAGCCAGCGTGATGAGGCAAGTCGGAAGGATTCCATTCCTGCAGGAACTGCTAGTTGTATAAATAAATTCCAAGATGAATTTTTAGTTTCGATGTCAGATGATCTTCACACTCCTGTTGCTTTGGCTGCTATGTCGGATCCATTGAAATTGATCAATGATCTCTTACACACTCGAAAG GGTAAAAAGCAAGGACTACGAATAGAATCGCTTGCGGCTTTAGAAAAGACTATAAGGAGTGGTCTAGAAATTCTGGGGCTTGTACCGACCAGTTATGAAGAG GCTTTGCATGAATTGAGGGAGAAATCTTTGAAGCGTGCAAAGTTGACTGAAGATCAAGTTCGCCAGAAAATCACAGAGAGGGATACAGCAAGACaaaataaagaatatgaaagatCAGATGCAATTCGAAAAGAATTGGCTGCTGTAGGTATTGCTTTGATGGACAGCCCTGAAGGCACCACTTGGAGACCTGCTATACCACTTGCTTTGCAGGAAGAGCAGGTTGTAGCCCCTTGA
- the LOC107818984 gene encoding cysteine--tRNA ligase, chloroplastic/mitochondrial isoform X2 — translation MATLLKFYKPLLPSLISPLPVRFHNCKTLIAAARNRPRIRCLSTMGNSKGKVNIKESNGDAVDGDGTETQLQKQQLWLHNTMSKQRELFIPKVPGKVGMYVCGVTAYDLSHIGHARVYVSFDVLYRYLNYLGYEVNYVRNFTDVDDKIIARANELREDPIKLSKRFCEEFHLDMAYLHCLPPSVEPRVSDHMANIIDMIQQILDNGCAYTINGDVYFSVDKFPEYGKLSGRRLEDNRAGERVAVDTRKKNPADFALWKVIDLYHPLALRLFLIGTHYRSPINYTVAQIESASDRLFYIYQALYDSQIVLSQRDEASRKDSIPAGTASCINKFQDEFLVSMSDDLHTPVALAAMSDPLKLINDLLHTRKGKKQGLRIESLAALEKTIRSGLEILGLVPTSYEEALHELREKSLKRAKLTEDQVRQKITERDTARQNKEYERSDAIRKELAAVGIALMDSPEGTTWRPAIPLALQEEQVVAP, via the exons ATGGCGACGCTGTTAAAATTCTATAAACCGTTGCTTCCCTCCCTCATCTCACCTCTCCCAGTTCGCTTCCACAACTGTAAAACGCTCATCGCCGCCGCCAGAAATCGACCGAGGATTCGGTGCCTGAGTACAATGGGAAATTCAAAAGGTAAAGTGAATATAAAGGAGAGTAACGGAGACGCCGTTGACGGTGACGGAACAGAAACTCAATTGCAGAAGCAACAACTATGGTTACACAACACAATGAGCAAACAAAGGGAACTATTTATACCAAAAGTGCCGGGAAAAGTTGGAATGTATGTCTGTGGTGTAACGGCGTATGACCTCAGCCATATCGGCCATGCTCGTGTTTATGTTAGCTTTGATGTTCTTTATAG ATACCTGAATTATTTGGGATATGAGGTCAATTATGTGCGGAACTTCACTGATGTTGATGATAAG ATTATTGCTAGAGCAAATGAATTGAGGGAGGATCCAATTAAATTAAGCAAACGCTTCTGCGAAGAGTTTCACTTAGACATGGCATATCTTCACTGTCTTCCTCCTTCAGTGGAACCTCGTGTCTCTGATCACATGGCTAATATAATCGATATGATTCAGCAG ATTCTCGATAATGGCTGTGCGTATACAATCAATGGTGATGTCTACTTTTCTGTAGACAAATTTCCAGAATATGGAAAATTATCTGGGCGAAGATTGGAAGATAATAGAGCAGGAGAGCGGGTGGCAGTTGACACAAGGAAGAAAAATCCAGCTGATTTTGCCTTGTGGAAA GTGATTGATCTTTATCACCCACTGGCCCTGAGGCTTTTCTTAATTGGGACACACTATAGATCTCCCATCAATTACACGGTTGCGCAGATTGAGAGTGCATCTGATCGCCTTTTTTACATCTATCAG GCTTTATATGATAGTCAAATTGTTCTCAGCCAGCGTGATGAGGCAAGTCGGAAGGATTCCATTCCTGCAGGAACTGCTAGTTGTATAAATAAATTCCAAGATGAATTTTTAGTTTCGATGTCAGATGATCTTCACACTCCTGTTGCTTTGGCTGCTATGTCGGATCCATTGAAATTGATCAATGATCTCTTACACACTCGAAAG GGTAAAAAGCAAGGACTACGAATAGAATCGCTTGCGGCTTTAGAAAAGACTATAAGGAGTGGTCTAGAAATTCTGGGGCTTGTACCGACCAGTTATGAAGAG GCTTTGCATGAATTGAGGGAGAAATCTTTGAAGCGTGCAAAGTTGACTGAAGATCAAGTTCGCCAGAAAATCACAGAGAGGGATACAGCAAGACaaaataaagaatatgaaagatCAGATGCAATTCGAAAAGAATTGGCTGCTGTAGGTATTGCTTTGATGGACAGCCCTGAAGGCACCACTTGGAGACCTGCTATACCACTTGCTTTGCAGGAAGAGCAGGTTGTAGCCCCTTGA
- the LOC107818984 gene encoding cysteine--tRNA ligase, chloroplastic/mitochondrial isoform X3 has protein sequence MTSAISAMLVFMLALMFFIGRYLNYLGYEVNYVRNFTDVDDKIIARANELREDPIKLSKRFCEEFHLDMAYLHCLPPSVEPRVSDHMANIIDMIQQILDNGCAYTINGDVYFSVDKFPEYGKLSGRRLEDNRAGERVAVDTRKKNPADFALWKSAKEGEPFWVSPWGPGRPGWHIECSAMSAAYLGYSFDIHGGGMDLVFPHHENEIAQSCAACKKSNITYWIHNGFVNIDSEKMSKSLGNFFTIRQVIDLYHPLALRLFLIGTHYRSPINYTVAQIESASDRLFYIYQALYDSQIVLSQRDEASRKDSIPAGTASCINKFQDEFLVSMSDDLHTPVALAAMSDPLKLINDLLHTRKGKKQGLRIESLAALEKTIRSGLEILGLVPTSYEEALHELREKSLKRAKLTEDQVRQKITERDTARQNKEYERSDAIRKELAAVGIALMDSPEGTTWRPAIPLALQEEQVVAP, from the exons ATGACCTCAGCCATATCGGCCATGCTCGTGTTTATGTTAGCTTTGATGTTCTTTATAG GCAGATACCTGAATTATTTGGGATATGAGGTCAATTATGTGCGGAACTTCACTGATGTTGATGATAAG ATTATTGCTAGAGCAAATGAATTGAGGGAGGATCCAATTAAATTAAGCAAACGCTTCTGCGAAGAGTTTCACTTAGACATGGCATATCTTCACTGTCTTCCTCCTTCAGTGGAACCTCGTGTCTCTGATCACATGGCTAATATAATCGATATGATTCAGCAG ATTCTCGATAATGGCTGTGCGTATACAATCAATGGTGATGTCTACTTTTCTGTAGACAAATTTCCAGAATATGGAAAATTATCTGGGCGAAGATTGGAAGATAATAGAGCAGGAGAGCGGGTGGCAGTTGACACAAGGAAGAAAAATCCAGCTGATTTTGCCTTGTGGAAA TCTGCAAAGGAGGGAGAACCTTTCTGGGTGAGTCCCTGGGGTCCAGGAAGACCTGGATGGCATATTGAGTGCAGTGCCATGAGTGCTGCATACTTGGGATATTCTTTTGACATTCATGGTGGCGGGATGGATCTTGTATTTCCTCACCATGAAAATGAAATTGCCCAGAGCTGTGCTGCTTGTAAGAAGAGCAACATAACCTATTGGATACACAATGGTTTTGTCAACATCGACTCTGAAAAAATGTCAAAGTCCCTGGGGAACTTCTTTACGATTCGGCAG GTGATTGATCTTTATCACCCACTGGCCCTGAGGCTTTTCTTAATTGGGACACACTATAGATCTCCCATCAATTACACGGTTGCGCAGATTGAGAGTGCATCTGATCGCCTTTTTTACATCTATCAG GCTTTATATGATAGTCAAATTGTTCTCAGCCAGCGTGATGAGGCAAGTCGGAAGGATTCCATTCCTGCAGGAACTGCTAGTTGTATAAATAAATTCCAAGATGAATTTTTAGTTTCGATGTCAGATGATCTTCACACTCCTGTTGCTTTGGCTGCTATGTCGGATCCATTGAAATTGATCAATGATCTCTTACACACTCGAAAG GGTAAAAAGCAAGGACTACGAATAGAATCGCTTGCGGCTTTAGAAAAGACTATAAGGAGTGGTCTAGAAATTCTGGGGCTTGTACCGACCAGTTATGAAGAG GCTTTGCATGAATTGAGGGAGAAATCTTTGAAGCGTGCAAAGTTGACTGAAGATCAAGTTCGCCAGAAAATCACAGAGAGGGATACAGCAAGACaaaataaagaatatgaaagatCAGATGCAATTCGAAAAGAATTGGCTGCTGTAGGTATTGCTTTGATGGACAGCCCTGAAGGCACCACTTGGAGACCTGCTATACCACTTGCTTTGCAGGAAGAGCAGGTTGTAGCCCCTTGA